The genomic DNA AGAGAGTTTAGAGATGTGTTCATGAGGCCAAGAACCATTGATGTAGTAATTTTTGAGCAAGAGGTAAAGAAGGAGTGCATGAGACCTACAACCACAATTCTTGCCCACACGGGCTACATAACGTTCGCCCGAAAGGTATGATCAGACGAGAGGGGGCTCATCATCGAGATTGTAACCGCTCTCAGGGTACCGTGAAGATCATCATCCAAGAGAAAGGTTTATAATTTGGATTTAAAGGTAATCCATGGGCATGGGCCCGTGGTCTAGTTGGTCATGACGCCGCCCTTACGAGGCGGAGGTCCGGGGTTCGAATCCCCGCGGGCCCACCAAATTCTGTTCTATGGTGAAATGTATGAAAGTTAGGTACGATCTAAAGAACAAATACATCCTAATTAGGGAGGGAGAAGTTACCGATACTGACGAAGTAGCGGAAGATGTTTGGGTAGAATACAATGAGAAAGGGGATATAATGGGAATAG from Pyrococcus kukulkanii includes the following:
- a CDS encoding DUF2283 domain-containing protein, encoding MKVRYDLKNKYILIREGEVTDTDEVAEDVWVEYNEKGDIMGIEIWNAEISNKLLFENQKNYKTQYTQRH